AAAAATTATGGGTATATCAATTTAAATCATGAAAAATTCAAAACCAAAAATCCTCGCAATCTCTGGAGGAATTAGTTCTACCTCTTATAATAAAAAGATTTTGCAAACCATCCTCCTCGATTTTTCAAAAGATTCTAATATCAAACTATATGAAGGGATTTCTGAATTTCCATTTTTTTTGTCGGGAATTTCGGATGAAAACATTCCGAATATTGTGAAGGAGTTTTTAAATGAAATTCAGAATGCAGATGGTATCCTGATTTGTTCTCCTGAATATGTATTTAGTATTCCTGGTGTTTTGAAAAATGCATTGGAGTGGGCAGTTTCATCTGTGGTGTTTACAGATAAACCTGTTGCGTTGATTACTGCGGCTTCCGTTGGGCAGAAAGCCCATGAATCTTTATTATTAGTTTTAAAAACAATTGGAGCAAAGTTATCTGAAAATACGAATCTTTTGATTTCTGGAGTCAAAGGGAAAGTTGCCGCAGATGGTAAGATTATAGATGAATCTACAAAAAAAGAAGTTCATGACATGATGGATTCATTTCTGAAATCACTAAAAGTTTAGTAGAATTATTCTTTAGATTCTAAATAGAACTGTAACGAATTTGCTGATATCCATTAAGATGACGTTTGTTAGTTTAAGGGAATACGATAAACTTAGGAAATAAATTATCATTTTTTTATTATTGGTTGTGAATATACCGTTTTTATCTCTATTGGTAAACATTCTTCCTATTCTATGTTTCGATTTCTTTGTCTTCCTTTTTTCGTTTTGGTTTTATCCTGCAGTGATAAATCTATGAACAATGCTTGT
This genomic window from Leptospira brenneri contains:
- a CDS encoding NADPH-dependent FMN reductase produces the protein MKNSKPKILAISGGISSTSYNKKILQTILLDFSKDSNIKLYEGISEFPFFLSGISDENIPNIVKEFLNEIQNADGILICSPEYVFSIPGVLKNALEWAVSSVVFTDKPVALITAASVGQKAHESLLLVLKTIGAKLSENTNLLISGVKGKVAADGKIIDESTKKEVHDMMDSFLKSLKV